The Spirosoma taeanense genome includes a window with the following:
- a CDS encoding LexA family protein, whose product MLDPHDRILPEHIVKATASTRYLIPFFSYYVQAGFPSPAENYIERVCDLNDLCISNAEATYFVQVASDSMIGDRIDRGDVLVVDCSREAIDHKIVVAWLNGDLCVKRIHYVNKMIVLLSSNQKYDPIYVHEGDEFRLLGVVTFVIQRLR is encoded by the coding sequence ATGCTAGACCCCCACGATCGTATATTACCCGAACATATCGTTAAGGCGACGGCATCCACCCGCTACCTGATTCCTTTTTTCTCTTACTACGTCCAGGCAGGTTTTCCCTCGCCAGCTGAGAACTATATCGAACGTGTCTGTGATCTGAATGACCTCTGCATTTCAAATGCCGAGGCTACTTACTTCGTGCAGGTTGCCTCCGACAGCATGATCGGGGATCGCATCGATCGGGGCGATGTGCTGGTGGTGGACTGCTCGCGGGAGGCAATTGACCATAAGATCGTGGTAGCCTGGCTGAACGGGGATTTATGCGTGAAGCGAATCCACTACGTCAACAAGATGATTGTGCTGCTTTCCTCCAATCAAAAGTATGATCCGATCTATGTCCACGAGGGCGATGAGTTCCGGCTTCTGGGCGTAGTTACATTCGTCATTCAACGACTCCGATAA